From the genome of Oncorhynchus gorbuscha isolate QuinsamMale2020 ecotype Even-year linkage group LG18, OgorEven_v1.0, whole genome shotgun sequence:
taatttgtgcatgacaagtcattttttcaacaattgtttacagattatttcacttatgattcactgcatcacaattccagtgggtcagaagtttaaaggcacaggcaacttagtgtatgtaaacagcttggaaaattccagaaaatgtagtcatggcttcagaagcttctgataaatgatgtcaattagcctgagtcaattggaggtgtacctgtggatgcatttcaaggcctaccttcaaactcagtgcctccttgcttgacatcatgggaaaagcaaaagaaaatcagccaagaccccagaaataaatggaagacctccacaagtctggttcattcttggaagcaatttccaaaacgCCTCAAGGAACcacgttcatatgtacaaacaatagtacacaagtataaacaccatgggaccacgcagctgtcataatgctcaggaaggagacacctagagatgaacttactttggtgcgaaaagtgcaaatcaatcccagaacagcagcaaaaaaccttgaagatgctggaggaaacaggtacaaaagtatctatttccacagtaaaacgagtcctatatcgacataacatgaaaggccgctccgcaaggaataagccactgctccaaaaccgccataaaaagccagaccacggtttacaactgcacatggggacaaagattgtactttttggtgaaatgtcctctggtctgatggaacaaaaatagaactgtttcgccataatgaccatcgttacatttggaggaaaaagaggcaggcttgcaagccgaagaacaccatcccaactgtgaagcacgggggaggcagcatcatgttgtgggggtgctttgctgcaggagggactggtgcaattcacaaaatagatggcatcatgagcaaAAGAAAAtgatgttgatatattgaagcaacatcaagacatcagtcaggaagttaaagcttggtcacaagtgggttttccaaatgggcaatgactccaagcatacttccaaagttgtgacaaaatggcttaaggacaaaagtcaaggtattggagtggccatacaaagcactgacctcaatcccataaaaaaaatctgttggcagaactgaaaaagcatgtgcgagcaaggaggcctacaaacccgactcagttacaccagctctgtcaggaggaatgggccaaaattcacccaacgtatcgtgggaagcttgtggaaggctacccgaaacgtttggcccaagttaaacaatttaaaggcaatgctaccaaatactaattgaatgtatgtaaacttctgacccattgggaatgtgatgaaataaataaatcactctactattattctgacattcctcattcttaaaataaagtggtgatcctaactgacctaagacagggattaaatgtcaggaattgtgaaaaactgagtttaaatgtattcgacaaaggtttatgtaaacttccgacttcaaatgtaattCTTGCTTATTAAAATAGCTTGGACAAAGCAGTTTTTTTGTTCCATAGGGGTCAAGGTTAAATATTAATGAGAGACGATAGAATCCTTACAACAATGATAGCGATGCGACCTCCCACATCTCCCACTACAGTGATAGGCGGTTTCTCCTTGGCCATCATTActgaaagagaaaaggagagaggttgATCACTACTTTCAAACCAGTGGTGCAGAGAAAATTAGGGGGGAAAAATGAGATTCAAATTATTGGGTTGAGGAGAACGAGGAAGAAGGGATCAAGTTCAACACCTGCAAAGACCATGCAAGACAGCTCTACCTCAATGTCCACAGACTGCTACAAGCGCTACAGAATAATCCTGGAAACTCTCATTTTGACAGAAGGGACAACAAGGTGAAATGATTTTGGCCACTAAGTATGGAGCAGCTTTAGGCATATTGggatggtagcaacacataactCACGAGTATAGAGCTGTCTTCCATTCCACAAATCAAACATCCGGTTTGGGATTTAGGGATCCACACAGCAACCCCATGCCATGCCAAATCACAACCAACATCAAACCAGCGTCCTCATCATCAGTCCAGAGGCGTCCAAACCAGATGTCTGCGTATTTAAAAACTCAGGGTTGAATCGTGAGGctctacacatttttttttttaaaggcttaagggagaggggtgagtttTTAAATAAACAAGAATCATACCGTTGCTGAAAAATTCTAAACTAGGAATTGATCAAGAAAAAGGATGCAGGGGAACACAACCAAGCTTTTCATCATGCCTCACTGGGCCTCGGAGGTGCTTGCAATGTTTCCTTCATCTCCATTTGGAGTTAGAGACATAGTTAAATTGCCCAAATGCCATAACGTTTATGGGGAAATGATTGGCTCCATAAAATGTATGCCAATCACCAACCTGGCAGTGGAATACAGTAGGTGCCCTCTGGTAAGACATTTGCAGTAGCAGCCCTTTTGTTGGTTGCTTTGaaggggtcaaaggtcagataAATGCTACATTTGAGGATGAGAGGCATGTTGAAGGGAATGTTGACAAGCCACACTGTTTCAGACGGGTATTAATTGTTGTGCAACTCCAAAGTATACATGGGAAGAGGCATGTATTTTTCCATGATACTTGCATGAATGCATCCAGCAGATTCTTAATGCCATCGGTAGGGTTGAATGCAATGATTTTATTATTAGAATTTTGGAAGTTCACAGTTAATTGTGTATTAGACCTAAAggcatgtaaatgtaaaaaatgtatgaagTGAGGAATACTGTACAATGTAAACTTGGGATTCTCTCAAAGGCCTTGACACCAATTTGGAGGTGAAGAAATCTGCTGTTTTACAGATACCTTGTTTCAATAATCATACCAGATTTGGTGACAGCCAACAGTCTAAACCAGGAGAGGTCTTCAGGCTTCACTGAGGTCCGGAAGGCACCACTTAAAATTGACGACATTTCCTCATCGTCcaaattttaaaaataaaataaatagtccTCTATCCATTGCTTTTGGAATTTCCGATGCTCCCACAACTGTCTGGCTTTCGTTTCAATGGCTGCTAGCAGGCTGAGTAAAAAGTGAAGAGACTATAATTGTAGGACCATTATCATCTCTACACAGTTCAGATGTGGTTTTAGTCATTTCGATGTCAACTGAGCTTTTCCCCTgactgtttgtttttgttttaactCAAACCCCCAGATATGTTTGACCCCCCGCCCTCGGTCTAAACACTTAACTGAGACCTTCACAAACAGGGATTTAGAAGGTCAATGCTGCTAGAAATGGAAACTGCCTCAGTAGACATCAACATTACATGCAGGCAGGTATAAAAGACCACAGATAGTATTGCAGGATAAGGggttagaggaagagagagtggagcatTACGGTCGTACTTGGGAGCTCTATGCCTGGGAATGAAGCCTGGTGCCTCCCTGTGTCTTCAAAAGATAAATGGTATACAAATGGTCAACACTCATATACAGAGAGTATATAatcgacagacagacaaaggCAGCATACAGACAATTCCAGAACTGAAGACAGGCCTTCTGGTCCTATTTATCCAAGGCAATAAAATAAAAGTTTAATATAGAAGAATAACACAGTGAAAAAAGCGAAGATTAAAACGTGTCACTTTGCTCCGTATCTGAATTTAGCTGCTGTTTTGATAATGTTCGTACCCTGTTCCTGTATAAAGGAGGGGAGAAATGGGGAGGAGTATGAGATAAATAAAAACCGCTGCTGTATgaaaggaggatgaagaagaagaaaaagagggTGAGAAGATAAATCCagaggctgtgtggaggagaggaaCGAGGAGGAGGTTAGAGGGGAATGGATGCCTGTTATTGCCTGCAGTATTTCACAGGCTGCTGAGAAGGAGTGCTTTGTTGCTGAACCAACACATACTACAGCCCTGACTGGCTGAACACTCCAGTTGTCCACTGTCAGCATGAGGACAATGTGTGGAGGTCCTCTTTGCTACTGGTGCCTTAGGGCATTTAGGGCTGGATATTTTTACAGCATTTCTGTGACAATtggatttgtaaaaaaataacttGCTATGGGTTGTTATTCAGACATATTACCACTTTTCCAGTCCATAAATGTAAAATATAGTATGTTCTGTTTTCTGTAAATACTGTTCCATTAGATCTCTGTAAAGCCTCCGTTTGACCCAATGCCATGTTTTACAGTGACTCTACAATGGATAGGATCAGAGTCTGGGTGTATGTCCGTTCACAAGTGTATGCATGCTGCATGGGAGGCCCATCCCAGTGCCGTCTACTCCCCATAAGCAGTGAGAATTTAACCCTGCTGTTCAGACTCATTACATCTCTATGGATTCCTCAGATAGACAGCAGTCAGGGCTCAATTCATCCTGTTCTGTGACACTAGTGGTTACATACCACTGTCTGCTGATTAGGCAGACTATATACGAGAGCAACGCAACAGTGATTTGTGTGTTTTAGGGTCAAAGGCAGGGGTATTTTCTAGtgcgtgtgtgcacatgtgtgtgtgtctgggggtcTTACATGGCAGCTCCAGACCAGGGTGACCAGAGGTGGTGCGTCCTGAAGACATTGGAGGGGGTGAGTGTCTTCCGTCGGCCATGTCAGACTCTGAACACTGGGCCTCGCCGTGCATCACCGCCAGGCCCAGCCGCAGCCTCTCGGCATAGGATTGagccctggaacacacacacaaaaatgatTTAAATACATACAGAGCAAACACAGTTACCCACAAATCTGCAGCCACAAACACACTTCACATCATTCACTATCCATCTTGCTGGAAAACTCCCAACCTTTATGTTACCTCTTGGCTGCCGAAGGAGACTTTGCAACGATAATGGCATTTCTGTAGTCTGGAATCTAGAAACAAATACATTATCCAACATGATTTCACAGTTCAACACCACATTAAACTGTAGTCAACAAATGCATGATATGATTGAAATGACACAAGTGACTGGAGGattctgggtaatgtagtcttacTTCCTCCTGGATGTACTGTAGCAGGAAGGGTGAGGCACGCAGGTTATCAACAGGGAAACTGAAGAAGCCCTGGATCTCCTTCTGGTGTAGGTCCATGGTGATGATGTGAGTCAGCCCTGTGATAACACAAGTGGGTCAAGCCAGTGGTCTAAAATACTTAAGtatatcaagagaacatccctattCATCCCTTCTGCCTgtgatctggtagactcactaaacataaaTGCTTTGCTTGTACATTATGCATTTTGTCGTGTGACCCTGGTTATCCTTACATAATAATAAACTACTCAAccgtgccatctggtttgcttaataagccattttaaattatttatacttttgcaattacatttacttttgatagcCAAGTATATTtataaccaaatacttttagacttttactcaagtagtattttactaggtgacttCCACTTGAGTAATTTCCTATTAAAAAAAGGTAtcttcacttttactcaagtatgacaattgggtactttttccaccactgggtcAAGCAACACCCTGGCTAGACTGGCTTGTGTAGGTCCGTGTGCGAACTATAATTTTGTCCATCCCCACCAGACACGTGTGTGAAAACCAAGTGTGAATCAATTATATTAATGTCGGGGCAGATCGAAACAAAAACATTCAGACATTTATGTAGCTAGCGGTTGCCAGCTAGTTGACCTGGGAGATGAACATTGGATTGTTATTTAACCTGACATGCATATGGTCCTCTTTTTAGATGTTAGACTCCGGGTTATACAAAATTGTGTTTCTCTACTCTGACGATTAATCCACAGATCAAAGATAACCAACGGTTTCTCGTTAGTCTTTCAAGCCCCCACATGGGTTTGTAAACCTGCGAGGACCAAACCGAGCTCTATTCTGGCGTCCGGCAAACCGGACGCTCGTTGACGCACAAGTGCAATGTGgatgaaatgattgaataacatgcatGTGTACATTTGAGGACTTTTTTTTGTTGCCGAGTTTATATGTCAACATAGCTCAAGCAATAGGAAGCGCTCTCGTCCATTTATATGCAGACGATAGTCTTAttctcagctggcccctccccggattgtGTGTAAAACACTCTACAACAAAGCtatcttagtgtccaacaagctctCACTGCcgttaaccttgttctgaacacctccaaaacaaaaggtcatgtggtttggtaataCGAATGCCCCACTCGGTGTGATTGCTACCTCTGAggatttagagcttgaggtagtcacctcatacaagtacttagGAGTatacagtgtcttgcgaaagtattcggccccctttaactttgcgaccttttgccacatttcaggcttcaaacataaagatataaaactgtatttttttgtgatgaatcaacaacaagtgggacacaatcatgaagtggaacgacatttattggatatttcaaacttttttaacaaatcaaaaactgaaaaattaggcgtgcaaaattattcagcccccttaagataatactttgtagcgccaccttttgctgcgattacagctgtaagtcgcttggggtatgtctatcagttttgcacatagagagactgaattttttccccattcctccttgcaaaaccgctcgagctcagtgaggttggatggagagcatttgtgaacagcagttttcagttcgttccacagattctcgattggattcaggtctggactttgacttggccattctaacacctggatatgtttatttttgaaccattccattgtagattttgctttatgttttggatcattgtcttgttggaagacaaatctccatcccagtctcaggtcttttgaaGACTCCATcatgttttcttccagaatggtcctgtatttggctccatccatcttcccatcaattttaaccatcttccctgtccctgctgaagaaaagcaggcccaaaccatgatgctgccaccaccatgtttgacagtgtggATGGTGTTCTggttgatgagctgtgttgcttttacgccaaacataacattttgcattgttgccaaaaagttcaattttggtttcatctgaccagagcaccttcttccacatgtttggtgtgtctcccaggtggcttgtggcaaactttaaacactttttatggatatctttaagaaatggctttcttcttgccactcttccataaaggccagatttgtgcaatatacgactgattgttgtcctatggacagagtctcccacctcagctgtagatctctgcagttcatccagagtgatcatgggcctcttggctgcatctctgatcagtcttctccttgtatgagctgaaagtttagagggacggccaggtcttggtagatttgcagtggtctgatactccttccatttcaatattagcgcttgcacagtgctccttgggatgtttaaagcttggtaaatctttttgtatccaaatccggctttaaacttcttcacaacagtatctcggacctgcctggtgtgttccttgttcttcatgatgctctctgcgcttttaacggacctctgagactatcacagtgcaggtgcattgatacggagacttgattacatacaggtggattgtatttatcatcattagtcatttaggtcaacattggattattcagagatcctcactttacttctggagagagtttgctgcactgaaagtaaaggggctgaataattttgcatgcccaatttttcagtttttgatttgttaaaaaagtttgaaatatccaataaatgttgttccacttcatgattgtgtcccacttgtttattcttcacaaaaaaaatacagttttatatctttatgtttgaagcctgaaatatggcaaaaggtcgcaaagttcaagggggccgaatactttcgcacggCACTGTAGATAGATGGTACACATCAAAGCTGGAGGCTATCGTagtcgctcctctttcaccccagctgccaaactaaccctgattcagatgaccatgctACTCATGCTAGACTacggagatgtaatttatagatcggcaggaaAGTGTGCTCTCGAGccgctagatgttctttaccattcggccatcagatttgccaccaatgttcCTTATAGGTCACATCACTGCAATCTATACTCCTCTATAACCTGGTCATCACTGTATACCCGACGCAAAACCCACTGGTTGAGCCCCATTTATAAAAACACCCTTATGGCCTCACTCCCTCCTGAAGCCCTGATCCTCCACATACACTCgttctgtcagtcacattctgCTAAAGGCCCCCATGCaaacacatccctgggttgctcctcttttcagttcactgcagctagcgactgtaacgagttgcaaaaaaaaaaaaaaaaaaaaaaaaacccaccCTGGaccgttctctctccatctcttcattcaaagagtcaagcatggacactcttactgacagttgtggctgctttgcatgatgcattgttgtctctaccttcttgctgtgcccaataatgtttgtaccatgttgtgctgctaccatgttgctctgctgctatgttgttgtcatgttgtgtttctgccatgctgtgtgttttgtcctacattTTGACGGCCTTTTCGTAGGCCgtcatagtaaataagaatttgttcttaacagacttgcttagttaaattaAAGGTTGAATATAAAATAAATTACAAATTTCCAAAACGTACTATAAGTTACAAATTCGCAAAACGTATGATGCGGTttaggttagctaaaagggttagggttagccaaCATGCTAAGTAGTCGAAAAGTAGCTTAAATGCTGAAGTCATCCGTGATGAAATtcgaactcgcaacctttgggttgctagacggtCGCCTTATAAGCCCACCCACCAGACTTCAAATTTTAGCCTGAGACCACGTCTTATGTAAGCATACGTAACATATTCAATTTCCGTGTCCAGGATTTACATTTCCTGCTACGTCTaatagatcatcaaggacaacaaccacccgagccactgcctgttcacccagctatcatccagaaggcgaggtcagtacagctgcatcaaagcagggaccgagagactgcttctatctcaaggccatcagactgttaaatagccatcacgaGCACATTAGAGGTTGCTGCCTAAATACATatacttgaaatcattggccaccaATAATTGGAACATTagttactttaataatgtttccatattttgcattactcttctcatatgtatataatgtattttagtatactgtatcttagtctaagCCGCTCTGACATTGTtcttccatatatttatatattcgtAATGCCATTCCTTTActtatttgtgtgtattgttgtgatattgttaagatttacttgttagatattactgcactgctggagctagaaacaagcattttgctacacccacaataacacccacaataacatctgctaaacatctgctaaacatgtgtatgtgaccaatccaATTTGAGACCAGGCTGCGTTACCTCACAGTATGTGGTAAAGCATTTTTCCCTTCATAATAACTGTGTATAACCCCTACCAAATTATCCATTTGTGTACAACTTATCTTAGCAGAGTTTTAACCATCTTCCTACAACATCGTAATAATTTACGCAACAAAAATAATTGGTATCACAACAACGAGAAAATACAGTAGCCATTTAGTAACATACCGGCTTTAGCGAGCATGGAGGCCAGCAGCTTGCAGACAATCGAGCCCCTCTTCCTCATCTTGCACTGCTTGCTGTAAGGGAAGTAGGGGATGACCCCAATGATGTTCTTGGCACAGTTAGTCTTGAGAGCGTAGGCCATGACCAGCAGCTCCATGATGGCCGTGTTCACGTCTCTGGGTAGGACAAAATAACCATTCAAAAAGGCAAAGGAGACAAATGGATAGAGGTAAGATAAGAGAGTCAAGAGTAGTTATTGTAGATATTTCAGTAAACTGTTGAATAAAACTTGTGTTATGGTTTTAAATTTGCATGTCATAGTAACTGACGTGGTATAGAATTCAAGATGTCGGCGGGTCTCGAGACCACATTAGCCCACAGAAGGGTCGCTCTAGGAGTTAAACACTAGTCTTTCTTGACACACATTCACTACACATTTGAGTATGACGCTAGTCAGTATCCTACAATGTTAACTTAATACTTACTTGAGCGCCACACTAACAGTCGTTCCCTAAACCCTGAAGTATAACCTTGAAAGCTACGGGGCATTTCTAAATAATTAAGCCTCGAGATCGGCCAGTTCATGAGAGAAGCAGAGGCAAACATTGATGGGGACTTGATGCACTGTTACTAACTATAATTAGTAGCTTAACTAATACAAAAAGAGTGCAATGCGGTAGTGCCAGAGTAGATTTGGCCTAGGCAGCATCCTGAAACAGCAGCGCCAACCACAATCATTAAAGGGTAACAACCCCAATTTCACCCTTTGCCCAACCCTACATATGTTCTAAAAATGCATTCAGGCTAgaagttgagtgtgtgtgtgtgtgtgtggggggggggattattCATATTCATTTTGGGGGTGGGTAAACAGTAGTCACCAAGTTCCTGACATCTATTGCCACTTGCGGTTTAAGATCGAATCCCCCTTGGGATGCAAAGGATATTGATTTTAAAAATGGACTCACATTTATTGCAGTATTGTGTTGGGGAAAAAAATGCAATAGTCACCTTAAATTAAGATTAGGGGCTCAATTCAATCCAACCTGTATTGCATTGTATACGCAGTAGCTCTTTTTCCAATGGTCAAATTAACTCAGATTGGTCTTGGGTACCAGGGCCGGCCCGCTCATAGGATTAGGTGGCCGCCTATGGTGGCAGATTGACTAGAACGCTATTTTCTGAGCTAAATTGACCAAGATTCACCTCCAACATCAGTAATTCTACCCAAAAACAATGACAAAGTGAGCGCTGATGCTGCCCTATGATAAGCAGTGCAAACTCTGTCAAAAGCAGGGACGCAAAATATTTCTCTTGTCCATTCCAAGTGCACCTCTCCGGGGCGCTGTTGGAGAGACAGCGCTGCGGCGTTCCACCAACATACCATAAAAAGAAATGACATAAATCATGTAGCATATGGTAGAGAGAGTATGTGGCCTTTTCTGTAGGCTACAGGCTGGAGATAAAATGTATAACAGCGTAAAACAACGTAATGAGACGgacacttttttaaatgtattttttacatcATACAGGTTTCTCCAATCAAATAGCCCAACCTAAACGGCGTTCCAATCAAATAGCCCAACCTAAACGGCGTTCCAATCAAATAGCCCAACCTAAACGGCGTTCCAATCAAATAGCCCAACCTAAACGGCGTTCCAATCAAATAGCCCAACCTAAACGGCGTTCCAATCAAATAGCCCAACCTAAACGGCGTTCCAATCAAATAGCCCAACCTAAACGGCGTTCCAATCAAATAGCCCAACCTAAACGGCGTTCCAATCAAATAGCCCAACCTAAACAGCGTTCCAATCAAATAGCCCAACCTAAACGGCGTTCCAATCAAATAGCCCAACCTAAATCGTTCCAATCAAATAGCCCAACCTAAACGGCGTTCCAATCAAATAGCCCAACCTAAACGGCGTTCCAATCAAATAGCCCAACCTAAACGGCGTTCCAATCAAATAGCCCAACCTAAACGGCGTTCCAATCAAATAGCCCAACCTAAACGGCGTTCCAATCAAATAGCCCAACCTAAACGGCGTTCCAATCAAATAGCCCAACCTAAACGGCGTTCCAATCAAATAAAGAATGTGCTGACATTATCAAACATATCCTAACGACAGGACAGGTCAAAGTAAAATAGACAGCCAGGCTCCTCAGAATTGCTGTCCAGGACATTCATCCCGTGGGATACATTTCATGatcagtggtttcaagtttgtatACGTACATTTTTTACACGCTGATATTAGTGAAAAAGAAAATCCTCCATTTCTCACTGTGTAAACACATTGCAAATAGGCTCAGGATAACTCCTACTGATAAAATTGGATAGGTGATACAGCTTAAATAGCCAAATTGATTTGTCACAGGAATAATAAAGCCAATGCAACGGCCTGTTTTACAAATGATGGGCCTACACCATTGTGGGCTGACATGGTAGGCTGCACCCCAGTAAGCACGGACCGACACAGTCTTTTGGACATATTTTTTGTGTTTTACCAATGGTAGGCCTACCACACAGATGGGCATTCATAAAATTACATTTTAGACAACACTGTAGGCCAGGGATGATTCGTGTCACACTTTTGCCCTAGATAACACATCTGAcaccaataatcaactaatcattatcttcagtttagaatgaaATTCATTTCAGCAGCTGTGTTGACTAGGGATGTGGAGAAAGTTGACTCCCCTCCCACCCCCAAGAACTGGAGTTCCCCATCCCTGCAGTAGGCTATACCTCAGTAAGCACAGACCGATGCTGATGCCCTTTGGACATTTTTTTGTCCGGTCTGGGCCAGCCTTTATTTGGAACAAACAGACATCTATGAATTACATCTTGTCAACTTTCATTAAGAACCTAAATTGAACGTCTTTCCAACATATTTTTGCTTACTGGGACTATTCTTGAAGGGACGGCAATTTTTTGGTCTAGCCTAAGGGTGCAGAACCGGCGAG
Proteins encoded in this window:
- the LOC124003342 gene encoding phosphoribosyl pyrophosphate synthase-associated protein 1-like isoform X2, whose amino-acid sequence is MNISKSGYRVFSANSTTACTELAKKITERLGVDLGKSVVYQESNRETRVDVKESVRGQDIFIIQTIPRDVNTAIMELLVMAYALKTNCAKNIIGVIPYFPYSKQCKMRKRGSIVCKLLASMLAKAGLTHIITMDLHQKEIQGFFSFPVDNLRASPFLLQYIQEEIPDYRNAIIVAKSPSAAKRAQSYAERLRLGLAVMHGEAQCSESDMADGRHSPPPMSSGRTTSGHPGLELPLMMAKEKPPITVVGDVGGRIAIIVDDIIDDVEDFVAAAEILKERGAYKIYIMATHGLLSAEAPRLIEESAIDEVVVTNTVPHEVQKLQCPKIKTVDVSMILAEAIRRIHNGESMAYLFRNITVDD
- the LOC124003342 gene encoding phosphoribosyl pyrophosphate synthase-associated protein 1-like isoform X1; protein product: MNISKSGYRVFSANSTTACTELAKKITERLGVDLGKSVVYQESNRETRVDVKESVRGQDIFIIQTIPRDVNTAIMELLVMAYALKTNCAKNIIGVIPYFPYSKQCKMRKRGSIVCKLLASMLAKAGLTHIITMDLHQKEIQGFFSFPVDNLRASPFLLQYIQEEIPDYRNAIIVAKSPSAAKRAQSYAERLRLGLAVMHGEAQCSESDMADGRHSPPPMSSGRTTSGHPGLELPYTGRHQASFPGIELPIMMAKEKPPITVVGDVGGRIAIIVDDIIDDVEDFVAAAEILKERGAYKIYIMATHGLLSAEAPRLIEESAIDEVVVTNTVPHEVQKLQCPKIKTVDVSMILAEAIRRIHNGESMAYLFRNITVDD